In Thalassoglobus sp. JC818, a single window of DNA contains:
- a CDS encoding arylsulfatase yields the protein MHQFTPQAWVNQSCAIANFWRKSKASGVCILFAAVAAQLWCAGLTSAAESSHPNVIVIMTDDQGYGEFSCHGNPLLETPSIDQLASESVRLTDFHVSPMCTPTRGQLMTGLDAFRNGAINVSSGRTLLRPELKTMANVFRDAGYRTGIFGKWHLGDNYPFRPEDRGFDEALWFPSSHINSVPDFWDNDYFEDTYLHNGERQVYDGYCTDIFFQKAMDWLESTTSDQPSFAYIPLNSAHWPWFVPEKYRQAVQASVDANPEVTKHLSPEKRRNLVSFLAMGSNIDDNVGQLLRFLDDKGLADNTIVVFLTDNGSTMGADYFNAGMRGKKTTLWEGGHRVPCFIRFPNALKAQDVETLSHVQDLLPTLADLSGCEDQLTGELDGESLAPIFRGESDSIDDRMLVINYSRMPTFRVTYTDGNPAIPQKEGACVMWKNWRLLENRMLFDVSQDLHQDHDIAAENSEVVQAMQAHLDQWWDGVKDEVMEPQRVVIGHSAENPMLLTACEWLDVFVDQQVQIRRGVQKNGVWHLVVAEPGTYEFELRRWPRESGLRLSDGCPQLQVTDGTYVAGKALPIHHGRLRVGDGFDQTTDANSEGTCFQFKANLNAGPIELESWMLDSAGNEICGAYYVYVNRID from the coding sequence ATGCATCAATTCACTCCCCAAGCGTGGGTCAACCAAAGCTGTGCAATCGCGAACTTTTGGCGCAAGAGTAAAGCAAGCGGCGTTTGCATTCTATTCGCTGCTGTGGCAGCGCAGTTGTGGTGTGCTGGACTTACATCGGCCGCAGAATCTTCTCATCCGAACGTCATCGTGATTATGACGGACGATCAGGGGTATGGTGAGTTTTCATGTCATGGAAATCCGTTGCTTGAAACGCCATCCATTGATCAACTGGCGAGCGAGAGCGTTCGGCTCACTGACTTTCATGTCTCGCCAATGTGTACGCCGACGCGTGGCCAACTCATGACCGGATTGGATGCTTTTCGAAACGGTGCGATCAACGTCAGCAGTGGGCGAACTCTGTTGCGTCCGGAGCTGAAGACGATGGCGAATGTGTTTCGCGATGCAGGTTATCGGACCGGGATTTTTGGAAAGTGGCATCTCGGCGACAATTACCCGTTTCGACCTGAAGATCGTGGCTTTGATGAGGCTCTGTGGTTCCCGTCTTCGCACATCAACAGCGTTCCTGACTTCTGGGACAACGACTATTTCGAAGATACATATCTGCACAACGGAGAGCGACAAGTTTATGACGGCTACTGCACAGACATTTTCTTTCAGAAAGCGATGGACTGGCTGGAGTCGACCACTTCGGACCAGCCGAGTTTCGCATACATCCCGCTCAACTCCGCCCATTGGCCGTGGTTTGTTCCCGAGAAGTACCGTCAGGCAGTTCAAGCTTCCGTTGACGCGAATCCGGAAGTGACCAAACACCTCTCGCCGGAGAAGCGGAGGAATCTTGTCAGCTTCCTCGCGATGGGAAGCAATATCGATGACAACGTCGGTCAGCTTCTTCGATTCCTCGACGATAAAGGGCTCGCAGACAACACAATTGTTGTCTTTTTGACGGACAACGGAAGCACGATGGGTGCCGACTATTTCAATGCCGGAATGCGAGGAAAGAAGACGACCCTCTGGGAAGGTGGTCACAGGGTTCCCTGCTTTATTCGGTTTCCGAATGCTCTCAAAGCACAGGACGTCGAGACCCTCTCGCATGTGCAGGATTTGCTTCCCACGTTGGCAGACTTGTCGGGATGTGAAGATCAATTGACCGGTGAGCTTGATGGTGAAAGTCTGGCTCCGATTTTTCGCGGCGAGTCCGATTCGATCGACGATCGTATGCTCGTGATTAACTACAGTCGCATGCCGACGTTTCGAGTCACGTATACCGATGGCAATCCGGCGATCCCTCAAAAGGAGGGGGCGTGTGTGATGTGGAAGAACTGGAGACTTCTCGAAAACCGGATGCTGTTCGATGTCTCACAGGATCTGCATCAGGATCACGATATCGCTGCCGAGAACTCGGAAGTCGTCCAGGCGATGCAGGCACATCTCGACCAGTGGTGGGACGGTGTGAAAGATGAAGTCATGGAGCCGCAGCGTGTGGTGATCGGTCACTCGGCAGAGAATCCGATGCTGCTAACCGCGTGTGAATGGCTGGACGTCTTCGTCGACCAGCAGGTGCAGATTCGCAGAGGCGTTCAAAAGAATGGTGTGTGGCACTTGGTTGTTGCAGAACCGGGAACGTACGAGTTTGAGCTTCGACGTTGGCCGCGCGAAAGTGGCCTGCGATTGAGTGATGGATGTCCGCAGCTTCAGGTGACCGACGGGACATACGTGGCCGGCAAAGCATTACCAATTCATCATGGCCGGCTGCGAGTTGGAGACGGTTTCGATCAGACGACCGATGCAAACTCAGAGGGAACGTGTTTCCAGTTCAAGGCCAACCTCAATGCTGGACCAATTGAACTGGAGTCCTGGATGCTCGATTCCGCAGGGAATGAAATCTGCGGAGCATACTATGTCTACGTGAATCGGATCGATTAA
- a CDS encoding phosphoenolpyruvate hydrolase family protein → MTTIQSRAEKQEARPLVAVVAGSGLVARCAIDAGADLLLALNAGMYRTHGVGTLAAFLPLGDANEQTDRLLRWDVLPHAKSTPVFAGLFCGDDESSLIAYLDRWREWGVGGIVNWPALGFVDGEYGRVLQENGFNTEAESKLLTLAKSRGFQTLGFALSNDQLESFLDAGVDGLILNLGLTKQLDDVRDRRDQMQQAVTRMNEMLNLANRLKPNVPCLAFGGPITTADDLKTLMRQTSVHGFAGGSVFERLPVEAAITSTIHRFQSSMETVDYERSARGFGPMIGRSPEMLEVFDLIKRVAGHSVNVCIEGESGTGKELVAAQIHRLSRRHAGPFITLNCGAIPDSLLESELFGHEKGAFTDADRRRRGKFELADSGTLFLDEVADLSPRGQVALLRVIQQQEVTPIGSEVSRSLDVRVLTASNRPLREQVEQGLFREDLYYRLNQITLKIPPLRSRRDDLTLLAQEIARRLHSEMNRKSFDISPAFQNKLLQHSWPGNFRELEGVLRESAIREDGDVLHGRHFIPDGISSSSGRQSDDSHRPITPVLDLENSLAGDTTVSNRMKAEAAVQQCHGNKTLAAKTLGISRKTLYCWLKEDNVD, encoded by the coding sequence ATGACTACGATACAATCGCGAGCTGAGAAACAGGAAGCTCGACCACTTGTCGCCGTCGTGGCGGGCTCGGGTTTGGTGGCTCGCTGCGCCATCGATGCTGGGGCGGATTTGCTTTTGGCTCTCAACGCCGGGATGTATCGAACGCACGGAGTCGGGACGCTGGCTGCGTTCTTGCCGCTTGGTGATGCGAATGAACAAACAGACCGACTGTTGCGATGGGATGTCTTGCCTCATGCGAAGAGCACTCCTGTCTTCGCCGGTCTCTTCTGCGGAGATGATGAGTCCAGCCTGATCGCATACCTCGATCGCTGGAGAGAATGGGGAGTCGGGGGAATCGTCAATTGGCCCGCATTGGGGTTTGTCGATGGCGAGTATGGGCGAGTTCTACAGGAGAATGGCTTCAACACGGAAGCAGAATCAAAGTTGTTGACGCTGGCGAAAAGTCGCGGATTTCAGACGCTCGGCTTTGCATTGTCGAATGATCAACTTGAGTCGTTTCTCGATGCAGGAGTTGATGGCCTGATCTTGAATCTGGGTCTGACGAAGCAGTTGGACGACGTCCGGGATCGTCGCGATCAGATGCAGCAAGCAGTGACGCGCATGAATGAGATGCTCAATCTGGCCAACCGGTTGAAGCCAAACGTCCCCTGCCTGGCATTCGGTGGTCCGATCACGACGGCAGACGATCTCAAGACTCTCATGCGGCAGACTTCCGTTCACGGATTCGCAGGAGGGTCAGTCTTCGAACGATTGCCAGTGGAAGCCGCGATTACGTCGACAATTCATCGATTTCAAAGTTCGATGGAAACGGTGGACTATGAACGCAGTGCTCGAGGCTTCGGCCCGATGATCGGTCGCAGCCCGGAAATGCTCGAAGTCTTCGACTTAATTAAGCGTGTGGCTGGGCATAGCGTGAATGTGTGCATTGAAGGCGAATCAGGAACCGGTAAAGAACTCGTCGCTGCTCAGATTCATCGTTTGAGCCGAAGACACGCCGGACCGTTCATCACGCTTAACTGCGGAGCGATTCCGGACAGCTTGCTTGAGTCGGAGTTATTTGGCCATGAGAAAGGTGCGTTCACGGACGCAGATCGCCGTCGACGCGGAAAGTTCGAACTGGCCGACAGCGGAACTCTGTTTCTGGACGAAGTGGCGGACCTCAGCCCGCGAGGACAAGTTGCTCTGTTGCGAGTGATTCAACAACAGGAAGTCACTCCCATTGGTAGTGAGGTCTCGCGATCGCTTGATGTCCGAGTGCTGACAGCTTCGAACCGACCATTGCGAGAACAGGTCGAACAGGGGCTGTTTCGTGAAGATCTTTACTACCGATTGAACCAGATTACGTTGAAGATTCCGCCACTCCGATCTCGTCGAGATGATTTGACTCTGCTAGCTCAGGAGATCGCTCGTCGATTGCACTCAGAGATGAATCGAAAGTCATTCGACATCAGCCCGGCGTTTCAGAACAAGCTGCTTCAACATTCGTGGCCCGGGAATTTTCGTGAGCTAGAAGGAGTGTTGCGCGAATCGGCAATTCGCGAAGATGGAGATGTGCTGCACGGTCGACACTTCATTCCGGACGGGATCTCATCGTCATCCGGCCGGCAAAGTGACGATTCGCATCGACCAATTACACCTGTGCTCGATCTCGAGAACTCTCTCGCAGGTGATACGACAGTCAGCAACCGCATGAAAGCAGAAGCTGCGGTTCAGCAGTGTCATGGAAATAAAACGTTGGCCGCCAAGACTCTCGGAATATCTCGGAAGACGCTGTATTGCTGGCTGAAGGAAGACAATGTCGATTGA
- a CDS encoding Tm-1-like ATP-binding domain-containing protein, with protein MNSQRESAAVYLLATMDTKGAELGFLADRLRHRGVAVRTVDVGTDPELTAEADVSREEVLAASAIQSTVTQNESTSGDRGQAIAKMSACLREFMLSEQRAGRVQGVIGIGGSGGTSLIAPAMRILPIGMPKILVSTVASGNVAPYVDCSDIFMLYSVVDIAGLNVVSKRILTNAADAMAGMVLPDSKATTSKTTDSQVPPRNTVGLTMFGVTTPCVTQVRQQLEADNNECLVFHATGTGGRAMEQLVESGFLTAVMDITTTEVADEIVGGVFAAGPERFDRVLRSRVPYILSLGALDMVNFGARETVPPQFQDRLLHCHNAQVTLMRTNAVECKQIGRWIADKLNQSVAPLRLLIPEGGLSLLDVPGQPFHDPEADHALFDSLEEHLQQSDTRQCIRLPYEINAPEFSEALLQHFSELSAKASS; from the coding sequence GTGAATAGTCAACGTGAATCTGCTGCCGTTTATCTGCTCGCCACAATGGACACTAAAGGAGCCGAACTGGGCTTTCTGGCTGATCGATTGCGCCATCGTGGCGTCGCTGTCCGAACAGTCGATGTTGGAACGGATCCGGAACTGACCGCTGAGGCAGATGTGTCGCGGGAAGAAGTCCTAGCAGCGTCTGCGATTCAATCTACGGTCACACAAAACGAGTCGACGTCAGGCGATCGCGGACAAGCCATCGCGAAAATGTCGGCATGCCTCCGCGAATTCATGTTGAGTGAGCAACGAGCGGGCAGGGTACAGGGAGTCATCGGAATCGGAGGCAGCGGAGGGACATCTCTCATCGCTCCGGCAATGCGAATACTTCCAATCGGAATGCCGAAGATTCTGGTCTCGACTGTCGCCAGCGGTAACGTCGCACCGTACGTCGATTGCTCCGACATTTTCATGCTCTACTCGGTGGTCGACATCGCAGGGCTGAATGTCGTGTCGAAAAGAATTCTCACCAACGCAGCAGATGCAATGGCCGGGATGGTTCTTCCCGATTCAAAAGCGACGACATCAAAAACGACTGACTCACAAGTTCCGCCGCGAAACACTGTTGGGCTGACAATGTTTGGTGTGACGACTCCTTGTGTGACTCAGGTTCGCCAGCAGTTGGAAGCAGACAACAATGAGTGTCTGGTCTTCCACGCAACAGGCACCGGAGGCAGAGCCATGGAACAGCTTGTCGAGTCAGGATTTCTCACAGCAGTCATGGACATCACAACAACCGAAGTGGCTGACGAAATTGTTGGCGGAGTCTTCGCCGCCGGTCCGGAGCGGTTCGATCGTGTTCTCAGAAGCCGCGTCCCCTATATACTAAGCTTGGGTGCATTGGACATGGTGAACTTTGGAGCCCGCGAAACAGTTCCTCCACAGTTCCAAGACCGATTGTTGCACTGCCACAATGCCCAAGTCACATTGATGCGGACGAATGCAGTCGAGTGCAAACAAATTGGACGCTGGATCGCTGACAAGCTGAATCAATCGGTCGCGCCGTTACGCTTACTCATTCCTGAAGGTGGCCTGTCTCTACTCGACGTTCCCGGACAACCGTTTCACGATCCGGAAGCAGATCACGCACTTTTCGATTCCCTCGAAGAACACCTTCAACAATCTGACACACGGCAATGCATTCGATTGCCCTATGAGATCAATGCTCCCGAGTTTTCCGAAGCTCTCCTTCAGCATTTCAGCGAACTCTCTGCGAAAGCAAGCTCGTAG
- a CDS encoding phosphoenolpyruvate hydrolase family protein, protein MRQNRTEILNRFHAKISEGKPIVGGGAGTGISAKCEEAGGIDLIVIYNSGRFRMAGRGSLSGLLPFGNANEIVKDMAKEVLTTVKSTPVIAGVCGVDPFMLRDHFLKELIDLGFSGIQNFPTVGLIDGTFRANLEETGMGYDLEVECVAAARKLELLTTPYVFDPEQAVQMAEAGADILVAHMGLTTGGAIGAETANSLDACVRRVSEIAEAGRSVRTDILVLCHGGPISMPEDAKFMLENCDIHGFYGASSMERLPTETAIRDQVQQFVDLKLNRTN, encoded by the coding sequence ATGCGACAAAATCGAACCGAAATCCTGAACCGTTTCCATGCCAAAATTTCTGAAGGCAAACCAATCGTCGGTGGTGGGGCAGGTACTGGAATTAGTGCCAAGTGCGAAGAAGCGGGCGGAATCGACCTGATCGTGATCTACAACTCCGGACGATTCCGCATGGCTGGCCGCGGATCTCTATCCGGACTCTTGCCTTTTGGGAATGCAAATGAAATCGTCAAAGACATGGCGAAGGAAGTGTTGACGACTGTCAAATCAACGCCCGTCATCGCTGGCGTGTGTGGTGTCGACCCCTTCATGCTTCGAGACCATTTTCTGAAAGAACTCATCGATCTCGGATTCTCGGGCATCCAGAACTTTCCAACGGTCGGCTTGATCGACGGAACTTTTCGCGCCAACCTCGAAGAAACCGGAATGGGATACGACCTGGAAGTTGAGTGCGTCGCCGCTGCCCGCAAGCTGGAACTATTAACAACTCCTTACGTCTTCGATCCAGAGCAAGCAGTACAAATGGCCGAAGCTGGTGCCGATATCCTGGTCGCTCACATGGGCTTAACGACCGGCGGTGCCATCGGCGCTGAAACGGCGAATTCACTCGACGCCTGTGTCCGCCGCGTCAGCGAGATTGCCGAAGCGGGGCGTAGCGTGCGCACGGATATTCTGGTCCTCTGTCACGGCGGCCCTATCTCGATGCCGGAAGATGCAAAGTTCATGCTGGAGAACTGCGACATCCACGGCTTCTACGGAGCGAGTTCGATGGAACGTTTACCGACCGAAACCGCGATTCGAGACCAAGTCCAACAGTTCGTCGACTTAAAGCTAAATCGAACAAACTAA